The DNA region CTCACTGGTCTACCCTGCCATTGTTGAATCACATCAACAATTTCTCCCTCCATCCCCTTGATATCGAGGGGTTGGTTGCGATGTTTGGGATGGTGGTACACCGTAACCGATTGTTTGACCCGAACGCGATCGCCAATTTTCATGATCGATAGAACTTTTACGAATTTTCCAGGATTTCTTTTCATTTGAGCGGCAACTCTCTATATTAGCAGCCATCTTGGCAGATAAGAAACAAAAAGGTTTGTTTACTCCCACCGCCGTCTTAACCTTTGTTAAGCTTTCCTTTTCCCTAAGAAAAAATACCAGGTTTTGGCGATCGCCGCATTTGGCGTAGCCTTGGCAAGCAAACCCATAGGGTTTCTTCTCTTGCTTCTTCGGGATAAAAAATAGAAAACGGAAGCATAAAGATAGCTGTTTGTTATCCTTTTTGAGCTTCCATTCTCTATTTCCTATATTGATTGACAAACGCCCGTCAATTGGTCCTAGATAGCGGTGGTACCAGAGTTGGTTTAGCTGGCCAAGTCGGGGAAAACTTCTTTCACTGCCGGATGCACCAAACGGCGATCGCGTACGTTCACTCCCTTCGCCAAAATCGGGAATTTCTCCAATCCTTCCAAACCATAATTTGCCAACTTCAACACATAGGATAACGTACTGTTGTTCAACGCTTGCGTAGCTGTCCAAGGAACGGCCCCCGGCATATTGGGAACGCCGTAGTGAACCACCCCCGCATCAACATAGGTGGGTTGGGTATGGGAAGTGGGGTGTAAAGTTTCCACGCAGCCGCCTTGATCCACCGCCACATCCACAATTACCGCACCTTCTTGCATGCTTTCTACCATACTGCGGGGCACCAACGTCGGCGCGCGCCTTCCCAACACCAAAACCGCACCAATCAACAAATCCGCCTCCGGAACTACCTGTTCGATTTGCAATGGTTCGCTGTACAGCAGTTCCACCCGCGAACCAAATAAAGTTTCCAGATAGGCCAGGCGTTCGATATTGATATCAAAAATCTGTACCCGCGCACCCATACCAATAGCCATGCGCGCTGCTTCCGTTCCCACCATACCGCCGCCGAGAATCACCACGCGACCCGGTCGTACTCCCGGAACGCCACCCAGCAAAACGCCGCGACCGCCTTGCTGCCGTTCCAGAAAACGCGCACCAAATTGCACCGCCAACCGACCAGCAATAATACTCATAGGGGTTAGCAAAGGTAATTTGCCATCCGGCAATTCCACCGTTTCGTACGCGATCGCTGTTACCCCCGATTCCATTAAAGCTTCTGTCAATTGGCGATCGGCCGCCAAATGCAAATAGGTAAACAGCAACTGTCCCTTTTGCAAAAAATCATACTCCGATGGCAAAGGTTCCTTCACCTTCACCACCATT from Geitlerinema sp. PCC 9228 includes:
- a CDS encoding ferredoxin-thioredoxin reductase variable chain translates to MKIGDRVRVKQSVTVYHHPKHRNQPLDIKGMEGEIVDVIQQWQGRPVSANLPIKVKFEKKFSAHLREDELEVIEPSQ
- the ald gene encoding alanine dehydrogenase yields the protein MEIGVPKEIKDQEFRVGLSPSSVRVLQERGHQVFVETTAGDGAGFADGDYAHAGAKIVSSAQEAWNCEMVVKVKEPLPSEYDFLQKGQLLFTYLHLAADRQLTEALMESGVTAIAYETVELPDGKLPLLTPMSIIAGRLAVQFGARFLERQQGGRGVLLGGVPGVRPGRVVILGGGMVGTEAARMAIGMGARVQIFDINIERLAYLETLFGSRVELLYSEPLQIEQVVPEADLLIGAVLVLGRRAPTLVPRSMVESMQEGAVIVDVAVDQGGCVETLHPTSHTQPTYVDAGVVHYGVPNMPGAVPWTATQALNNSTLSYVLKLANYGLEGLEKFPILAKGVNVRDRRLVHPAVKEVFPDLAS